The following proteins come from a genomic window of Chryseobacterium glaciei:
- a CDS encoding phage tail sheath family protein codes for MNYKTPGVYVEEQEKFPPSVAQVETAIPAFIGYTAEGTKNKPTRISSMLEYETLFGKANPEVFAVAFKDGVATATQTKVSDFKMYYAMQMYFANGGGPCYIVSVGDYSGLVTVGTSTTVGTLLYGLELLKKEDEPTLIVFPDLQGLVPSTADVATAQAAAQVADSNKIAATAAKDAAKAVTDVVAGANVDAAVDAAVAKAITYIVNDPNNAQIAAAQAAQAVVDAVKVAAVVNNATVTTVKAAAQVVADAFNTDLTTVTTIATAATAAKSLAVSRAGDAAGISLTYSLYNKALDQAELLKDRFVIMDVLGDDVTFRKEVVATGLNYGAAYHPKLKTVLSYDFKDADILVTGASGITNLAALKLASSELYNQAKKAIASKQVVMAPSSSMAGVYAKVDSTSGVFKAPANLGLNFVEAPIVKISDREQDALNVDPTSGKSINAIRTFTGKGTLVWGARTLDGNSNEWRYVSVRRFFNMVEESVKKSTERFVFEPNTANTWIRVQTMIENFLNQQWQDGALAGSKPEEAYYVSVGLNKTMSAQDILEGRMVIEVGMAAVRPAEFIVLRFSHKLQEA; via the coding sequence GCAGGAAAAATTTCCACCTTCCGTAGCGCAAGTTGAAACAGCTATTCCCGCTTTTATCGGGTACACAGCAGAAGGAACAAAAAACAAACCAACAAGAATCTCTTCAATGTTGGAATACGAAACCCTTTTTGGTAAAGCAAACCCGGAAGTTTTTGCGGTAGCTTTCAAAGATGGCGTTGCAACAGCAACACAAACTAAGGTAAGCGACTTCAAAATGTATTATGCTATGCAAATGTATTTTGCTAATGGTGGTGGCCCTTGTTATATCGTTTCGGTAGGAGATTACAGCGGTCTGGTGACTGTAGGAACCTCTACAACGGTAGGAACTCTATTATACGGTCTTGAGTTGTTAAAGAAAGAAGACGAGCCTACTCTTATCGTTTTTCCGGATCTTCAAGGTTTAGTCCCTTCTACTGCTGATGTTGCTACTGCTCAAGCCGCTGCTCAAGTTGCAGACAGTAATAAAATTGCGGCGACTGCTGCTAAAGATGCTGCTAAAGCTGTTACAGACGTTGTTGCTGGTGCTAATGTAGATGCCGCTGTGGACGCTGCTGTTGCTAAGGCTATTACTTATATTGTTAATGACCCTAACAATGCACAAATCGCTGCTGCTCAGGCTGCTCAGGCTGTCGTAGATGCTGTTAAGGTTGCTGCTGTTGTTAATAATGCTACTGTTACTACTGTTAAGGCTGCTGCTCAGGTTGTTGCTGATGCTTTTAACACAGATCTTACGACTGTTACAACTATTGCTACAGCTGCTACAGCTGCTAAATCTTTAGCTGTTTCCAGAGCTGGCGATGCTGCTGGTATTAGCCTAACGTACTCTCTGTACAACAAAGCTTTAGATCAGGCAGAATTATTAAAAGACAGATTCGTAATTATGGATGTTCTTGGAGATGATGTTACTTTTAGAAAAGAAGTAGTTGCTACAGGTTTAAACTATGGTGCAGCTTATCATCCAAAGTTAAAAACAGTTTTGAGTTATGATTTCAAGGATGCAGATATTTTAGTTACTGGTGCATCTGGTATTACAAATTTAGCAGCATTGAAATTAGCAAGCTCAGAATTATACAATCAAGCCAAAAAAGCAATTGCATCGAAACAAGTGGTAATGGCTCCATCATCATCAATGGCAGGAGTTTATGCTAAAGTGGACAGTACTTCAGGAGTATTTAAAGCACCGGCTAACCTAGGACTTAACTTCGTTGAAGCTCCAATAGTAAAAATTTCTGACAGAGAGCAGGATGCTCTTAATGTAGATCCAACATCGGGAAAATCAATTAACGCGATCAGAACTTTTACAGGAAAAGGAACATTAGTTTGGGGCGCAAGAACACTGGACGGAAACAGTAATGAGTGGAGATATGTTTCTGTACGTCGTTTCTTCAACATGGTGGAAGAATCTGTGAAAAAATCTACAGAACGTTTCGTTTTCGAACCGAATACTGCTAATACTTGGATTCGTGTACAAACGATGATCGAGAATTTCCTTAATCAACAATGGCAAGACGGCGCATTGGCTGGAAGCAAACCTGAAGAAGCTTACTACGTAAGTGTTGGTTTAAACAAAACAATGTCTGCTCAGGATATTTTGGAAGGAAGAATGGTCATTGAAGTTGGTATGGCTGCGGTTCGTCCTGCTGAATTTATTGTGCTACGTTTTTCACACAAGTTGCAAGAAGCATAA
- a CDS encoding phage tail sheath family protein: protein MNYKTPGVYVEEIAKFPPSVAQVETAIPAFIGYTEKGPKNEPTRISSMLEYETIFGKAKNEAFTFAVVAETTTPPIKPRTVTAELTAPNLFKMYYAMQMYFANGGGPCYIVSAGESAGYPASVVKSELEKGLNTLEKEDEPTLIVFPDAEGLSSDNAYDLYGQALDHAGLMKDRFVIMDVIGNNDATAVDEFRLKLDSSENLKYGAAYYPKLETVLSYSYDPAITVGTNTLEYWKTNDSELYNLAKAAIESNKVVMAPSSTMAGVYAKVDSTSGVFKAPANIGLNYVVAPKVKISHEDQEILNVDPTAGKSINAIRTFTGKGTLVWGARTLDGNSNEWRYVSVRRFFNMVEESVKKSTERFVFEPNTANTWIRVQTMIENFLNQQWQDGALAGSKPEEAYYVSVGLNKTMSAQDILEGRMVIEIGMAAVRPAEFIVLRFSHKLQEA, encoded by the coding sequence ATGAATTACAAAACACCTGGAGTCTACGTAGAGGAAATCGCAAAATTCCCACCATCTGTAGCACAAGTAGAAACGGCTATTCCTGCTTTTATCGGATATACTGAAAAAGGGCCAAAAAATGAACCAACAAGAATCTCTTCTATGTTGGAATACGAAACAATTTTTGGAAAAGCAAAAAACGAAGCTTTTACATTTGCTGTAGTTGCAGAAACTACTACACCGCCAATTAAACCTAGAACAGTTACTGCCGAGTTAACAGCGCCTAATCTTTTCAAAATGTATTATGCTATGCAGATGTATTTTGCTAATGGCGGTGGACCATGTTATATTGTTTCTGCTGGAGAATCGGCTGGCTATCCAGCTTCGGTAGTGAAATCTGAATTGGAAAAGGGTCTTAATACTTTAGAGAAAGAAGACGAACCGACTCTTATTGTTTTCCCAGATGCTGAAGGTTTAAGTTCAGACAACGCTTATGATTTGTATGGACAAGCTTTAGATCATGCAGGATTGATGAAAGACAGATTTGTTATCATGGATGTTATTGGAAATAACGACGCAACTGCGGTTGATGAGTTTAGACTAAAACTGGATAGCAGCGAAAATTTAAAATATGGTGCGGCTTATTATCCAAAATTAGAAACAGTTTTAAGCTATAGCTATGATCCAGCGATTACTGTTGGAACTAATACTTTAGAATATTGGAAAACTAATGACTCTGAATTGTATAACTTAGCTAAAGCAGCAATCGAGTCTAACAAAGTAGTAATGGCTCCATCATCAACAATGGCCGGAGTTTATGCTAAAGTAGACAGTACTTCAGGAGTATTTAAAGCACCTGCTAACATTGGACTAAACTATGTAGTAGCACCTAAAGTAAAAATCTCTCATGAAGATCAAGAAATTCTTAACGTAGATCCAACTGCTGGAAAATCAATTAACGCGATCAGAACTTTTACAGGAAAAGGAACATTAGTTTGGGGAGCAAGAACGTTAGACGGAAACAGCAATGAATGGAGATATGTATCAGTACGTCGTTTCTTCAACATGGTGGAAGAATCTGTGAAAAAATCTACAGAACGTTTCGTTTTCGAACCTAATACTGCTAATACATGGATTCGTGTACAAACGATGATCGAGAATTTCCTTAATCAACAATGGCAAGACGGCGCATTGGCTGGAAGCAAACCTGAAGAAGCTTATTACGTAAGTGTTGGTTTGAACAAAACCATGTCTGCTCAGGATATTTTGGAAGGAAGAATGGTCATTGAAATTGGTATGGCTGCGGTGCGTCCTGCTGAATTTATTGTGTTACGTTTTTCACACAAGTTGCAAGAAGCATAA
- a CDS encoding phage tail protein — protein MSTYPLVKFAFEVDWGGTKVGFQEVSGLNIEAGLIEYRHGASPDFSKIKMPGLKVFNNITLKRGTFKQDNEFFAWFQSIQLNTVERRSITISLLDENGEPAVTWKVKNAFPLKLQSTDLKAEGNEVAIETLELAHEGLTIENN, from the coding sequence ATGAGTACATATCCATTAGTAAAGTTTGCCTTTGAAGTAGATTGGGGCGGAACAAAAGTAGGTTTTCAAGAAGTATCTGGTTTAAATATTGAAGCTGGTCTTATTGAATACAGACATGGAGCAAGTCCGGATTTCAGCAAAATTAAAATGCCCGGATTGAAAGTTTTCAATAACATTACTTTAAAGAGAGGAACTTTCAAACAAGATAACGAGTTTTTCGCTTGGTTCCAGTCAATTCAATTGAATACAGTAGAAAGAAGATCAATTACTATCTCACTTTTAGACGAAAACGGAGAGCCTGCAGTCACTTGGAAAGTGAAAAATGCATTCCCACTTAAATTACAGTCAACAGATTTAAAAGCTGAAGGTAATGAGGTTGCTATTGAAACTTTAGAATTGGCACACGAAGGATTAACTATTGAAAATAACTAA